Proteins encoded by one window of Agelaius phoeniceus isolate bAgePho1 chromosome 3, bAgePho1.hap1, whole genome shotgun sequence:
- the TMEM200A gene encoding transmembrane protein 200A — MIATGGVITGLAALKRQDSARSQQHVNLAGVPVPEEKKPVRRRPRTDVVIVRGKIRLYSPSGFFLVLGVLIAFFGIAMAILGYWPQKEQLLGSEDNPSVNETRTPRSQGSILLRFFEQHVHSDKMKMLGPFTMGIGIFIFICANAILHENRDKETKIIHMRDIYSTVIDIHTLRIREQKQLSGAFTGLLGEAELRHSGSSCASRLAANTVAPFSGFKSNLRMDSSAEEDEITLNEDRTTSSLLPPLLAEQSGSVFGLYPHSSKASDDKNTNSIKCETKSIVSSSISAFTLPVIKLNNCVIDEPSIDNITEDSEITRSQSRNLSMDSLAIPLTDTNESYRPAASMLPRHNSFVDTPSDPFKSSMTLGPSTGKLLSPGAARKQFGSNTSLHLLSSHSKSLDLDRGPSTLTVQAEQRKHPSWPRLDRSNSKGYMKLENKEDPMDRLLVPQAAVKKDFTNKEKLLMISRSHNNLSFEHDEFLSNNLKRGTSETRF; from the coding sequence ATGATAGCAACTGGAGGAGTCATAACAGGACTGGCTGCCTTAAAAAGGCAAGACTCTGCCAGATCTCAGCAACATGTAAATCTTGCTGGAGTACCAGTTCCTGAGGAGAAGAAGCCAGTTCGGCGGCGGCCCAGGACAGATGTAGTAATTGTCAGGGGCAAAATCCGTCTCTATTCTCCATCAGGATTCTTTCTTGTTTTGGGAGTGCTTATCGCATTCTTTGGAATTGCAATGGCCATCCTTGGATACTGGCCCCAGAAGGAACAGCTGTTAGGCTCTGAAGATAATCCATCTGTAAATGAAACCCGGACCCCAAGAAGCCAAGGAAGCATTTTGCTTCGCTTCTTTGAACAGCACGTGCACTCGGATAAGATGAAAATGCTGGGACCTTTCACTATGGGCATTGGAATCTTCATTTTTATCTGTGCAAATGCCATTCTCCATGAAAACCGTgacaaggaaacaaaaattatACACATGAGAGACATATACTCCACTGTAATAGACATCCACACCCTGAGGATCagggaacaaaagcagctgAGTGGTGCCTTCACTGGCTTGTTGGGGGAAGCAGAACTCCGGCACAGCGGGAGCTCCTGTGCATCACGGCTGGCTGCGAACACGGTTGCGCCTTTCTCTGGCTTCAAGAGCAATCTTAGAATGGATAGTTCTGCTGAAGAAGATGAGATTACCCTAAATGAAGATAGGACCACTAGTAGCCTCCTGCCACCTCTGCTGGCTGAGCAATCTGGTTCAGTCTTTGGACTTTACCCTCATTCCAGCAAGGCTTCAGATGACAAAAACACTAACTCAATAAAGTGTGAAACAAAATCCATTGTATCTTCTTCCATTAGTGCTTTCACACTGCCAGTAATTAAACTGAATAACTGTGTTATAGATGAACCCAGTATAGACAACATAACTGAGGACTCAGAGATCACCAGGAGTCAGTCTAGAAATCTGTCAATGGATTCTCTTGCAATTCCACTAACTGATACCAATGAATCCTACAGACCAGCTGCTTCCATGCTGCCACGACACAATTCATTTGTGGACACTCCATCTGATCCCTTCAAATCTTCTATGACTCTTGGACCAAGCACAGGAAAGCTTTTatctcctggtgctgccaggaAGCAGTTTGGTTCCAACACATCTTTGCATCTTCTGTCTTCACATTCTAAGTCCCTGGATTTGGACAGGGGTCCATCTACGCTCACTGTCCAAGCTGAACAAAGGAAACACCCCAGCTGGCCCAGACTGGATCGGAGCAACAGTAAAGGCTATATGAAACTAGAAAACAAGGAGGACCCAATGGATAGGTTACTTGTGCCACAAGCAGCAGTCAAGAAAGACTTCACTAATAAGGAAAAGCTTCTTATGATATCAAGATCTCATAATAATTTGAGTTTTGAACATGATGAGTTTTTGAGTAACAACCTGAAGCGAGGAACTTCTGAAACaagattttaa